TCGACGAAAGTGTTGTCGGTGCGAAGGGTGCTGGATGCGCTGCGTGCTTTGATCATGATTGGACACTATCGAGGGCATACGACACCTTCCCTGCAAGCATAGAACAAGTGTTCGAACATCCGTGGGTGGGTGAATCACGAAAAAAGGGGATAGCCTAGTAGCCACAATGACTCCTCTAAATGAACATGGCGCAAGGGCCGAAGAAACGCCGAAGATTCCCAAGGAAATTTGGGTTCTAGTTTCGGCAGCTTTCCTGATTGCCCTGGGCTACGGCCTGATCGCACCGATTATTCCCCAGTTTGCAGTGAGCTTCGGCGTATCGATGGCTGCCGCCGGCGCCGTTGTTTCAGTGTTTTCTGCTGCCCGATTGATTGGCGCACCGTGGGCCGGGGTGCTCGTCGATAAGCTTGGTTCTCGCAAGGTGTATATCACGGGATTGCTGATTGTTGCGGTCACCACTGGGCTCGTGGCAGTGACGCAGGCCTACTGGCAGATTCTGGTACTACGCACGATTGCGGGCATTGGTTCAACGATGTTCACTATCTCGGCGGTCGGGCTGATTGTCAAAGTGGCTCCGCCGCAAATCCGTGGGCGCGCCTCGTCGGTATATAGCACCGCCTTTTTGCTGGGCAACGTCGTAGGGCCTGTTGCCGGTGCCGCCATGTCCTTTTTGGGAATGCGTTGGCCCTTTGTCATTTATGGAACGGGCGTGGGATTAGCCGCCCTTGTCGTCTGGGTTGCGATGCCGCGTGTTAACGAGAATGTTCGCCGGCAGACCCTTCCTCCGATGGAACTGTCGGAAGCGGTGGCAGATTCGGCCTATAGAAGTGTCTTGCTTTCTAACTTTGCGCATGGCTGGATCAACATGGGTATTCGTGTGGCAGTCCTGCCTCTTTTCGCCGCGGCGGTGTTCACTCACGGTGGCGCAGCTGCGGGCCTTGCGCTGGCGGCGTTTGCGTTTGGCAATGCGGTGGCGCTGCAGTTCTCTGGCCGGTTGGCCGACACGATAGGTCGCAAGCCGATGATTGTTGGCGGGCTCCTGGTTACGGCTGTGTTCACCGGTGGAATGGGTTTTGCGGATAGTTTCTGGCCCCTCATTATTGTGTCTGCTCTCGCAGGCGTGGGTGGCGGCATGCTTAATCCAGGGCAACAGGCAGTGCTGGCGGATGTGATTGGCAATGAGCGTTCGGGCGGCAAGGTGCTCTCCACGTTCCAGATGAGCATGGATGCGGGACAGATTCTTGGCCCGATTTTGATCGGCGCGCTGGCGGAGGCATTCGGTTTCCCAATCGCATTCATGGTGTGTGGAGCCCTCGCATTAGTTGCCGCTATCTTGTGGATTTTTGGGCGAGAGACCTTGAACTCCAAGACTGCCCAGCCCTCATCCGTCGATCCAACCTAGGCAACAAATATGTCTATATAAGAGCGGCCGATTGATAGCACTTAGGTATAAAGTCAGCGTAAAGCGCT
The Corynebacterium breve genome window above contains:
- a CDS encoding MFS transporter; the protein is MTPLNEHGARAEETPKIPKEIWVLVSAAFLIALGYGLIAPIIPQFAVSFGVSMAAAGAVVSVFSAARLIGAPWAGVLVDKLGSRKVYITGLLIVAVTTGLVAVTQAYWQILVLRTIAGIGSTMFTISAVGLIVKVAPPQIRGRASSVYSTAFLLGNVVGPVAGAAMSFLGMRWPFVIYGTGVGLAALVVWVAMPRVNENVRRQTLPPMELSEAVADSAYRSVLLSNFAHGWINMGIRVAVLPLFAAAVFTHGGAAAGLALAAFAFGNAVALQFSGRLADTIGRKPMIVGGLLVTAVFTGGMGFADSFWPLIIVSALAGVGGGMLNPGQQAVLADVIGNERSGGKVLSTFQMSMDAGQILGPILIGALAEAFGFPIAFMVCGALALVAAILWIFGRETLNSKTAQPSSVDPT